One window from the genome of Jiangella alba encodes:
- a CDS encoding type IV toxin-antitoxin system AbiEi family antitoxin domain-containing protein, which yields MQLPASLLELADEQDGLLTRQQVLAHGLSRSAIRHALGAGGRWQRVLLGVYATFTGPTQNRHRVRAALLHAGPEAVVTGAVACRGYGMRYVPAASEVMLLVPPHVRRAHVPIATIHRVRSVPAARVVRGVPCAPPERSALDAVRGSDRLRDTRATLCEVVQRGLSTPSRLVAEYDRIDPRGLSLARRAIDDVRAGCRSAPECELRDLIGGSRLLGEPAWNVPLPDTADIVPDAQYREARLALEVESQEWHRYGDAPEATERRRARYASLGWRVLPVSPQRLRAEPEVVLAEIEAAVVGVTQGSTVS from the coding sequence GTGCAGCTGCCCGCGAGCCTTCTCGAGCTGGCCGACGAGCAGGATGGTCTCCTGACTCGTCAGCAAGTCCTGGCGCACGGGCTGAGCAGGTCGGCGATCCGCCATGCGCTCGGAGCCGGGGGACGGTGGCAACGCGTGCTCCTCGGGGTGTACGCGACGTTCACCGGTCCGACCCAGAACCGGCACCGGGTCCGGGCCGCGCTCCTCCATGCGGGCCCGGAAGCCGTCGTGACCGGTGCGGTCGCGTGTCGTGGCTACGGCATGAGATACGTGCCCGCCGCTTCGGAGGTGATGCTGCTCGTCCCGCCACACGTTCGACGCGCTCACGTGCCGATCGCGACGATCCACCGCGTCCGGTCGGTGCCCGCGGCGCGGGTCGTTCGCGGCGTGCCGTGCGCGCCGCCGGAACGATCCGCGCTCGATGCCGTGCGCGGTTCCGACCGGCTCAGGGACACGAGGGCGACACTGTGCGAGGTCGTGCAGCGAGGCCTGTCGACGCCGTCGCGGCTCGTCGCCGAATACGACCGCATCGATCCGCGTGGATTGTCGCTGGCGCGCCGGGCCATCGACGACGTCCGCGCCGGCTGCCGCTCCGCGCCGGAATGCGAGCTGCGCGATCTCATCGGTGGCAGCCGGCTGCTCGGCGAACCGGCATGGAACGTGCCGCTGCCGGACACGGCCGACATCGTGCCCGACGCCCAGTATCGGGAGGCTCGGCTGGCTCTGGAGGTCGAGTCCCAGGAATGGCACCGGTACGGCGATGCGCCTGAGGCGACCGAGCGCCGCCGCGCCCGCTACGCGAGCCTGGGGTGGCGCGTCCTGCCGGTGTCCCCTCAGCGTCTCCGCGCGGAGCCGGAGGTCGTGCTCGCGGAGATCGAGGCCGCCGTTGTCGGTGTGACACAAGGAAGCACGGTGTCGTGA
- a CDS encoding toxin-antitoxin system HicB family antitoxin: MRQLLLRIPDDLHRRLAARAQREGVSINALANKVLSAAAPPPPPSDDDIDVRRLELREKARDLGVLVESPAPSVPPAQFVRALKDTEGVGPVVDELWADGR; the protein is encoded by the coding sequence ATGCGTCAGTTGCTGCTGCGGATCCCCGACGATCTCCACCGGCGGCTGGCCGCGCGCGCCCAGCGTGAAGGCGTCTCCATCAACGCGCTGGCCAACAAGGTGCTCTCCGCCGCCGCGCCGCCGCCTCCCCCGTCCGACGACGACATCGACGTGCGCCGCCTCGAGCTGCGCGAGAAGGCCCGCGACCTCGGCGTCCTCGTCGAGAGCCCGGCGCCGTCCGTCCCGCCGGCGCAGTTCGTCCGCGCGCTGAAGGACACCGAGGGCGTCGGCCCGGTGGTCGACGAGCTCTGGGCCGACGGCCGATGA
- a CDS encoding type II toxin-antitoxin system VapC family toxin, with amino-acid sequence MSMLTYVDSSVLVRSYLADEPRHAVARGLIEGRTLLVTSTLALLEASSALVRAARTRRLGDVDTLLAKLYEEVSPTGPIALIRADALDTENTARVLVRRFGIRAFDAMHLAIADLAARPLVRSGERVGFASHDPAQRAAAADLGFVAV; translated from the coding sequence ATGAGCATGCTCACCTACGTCGACTCCTCGGTGCTGGTGCGCTCCTACCTCGCCGACGAGCCGCGCCACGCCGTCGCGCGCGGGCTGATCGAGGGCCGCACGCTGCTCGTCACGTCCACACTGGCGCTGCTGGAGGCGTCGTCGGCGCTGGTCCGGGCCGCGCGCACCCGCCGCCTCGGCGACGTCGACACCCTGCTGGCGAAGCTGTACGAAGAGGTCTCGCCGACCGGGCCCATCGCGCTGATCCGGGCCGACGCCCTCGACACCGAGAACACCGCCCGGGTGCTGGTGCGCCGGTTCGGCATCCGCGCGTTCGACGCCATGCACCTGGCCATCGCCGACCTCGCGGCGCGGCCGCTGGTCCGTTCCGGCGAGCGGGTCGGTTTCGCGTCGCACGATCCCGCCCAGCGCGCTGCGGCCGCGGATCTGGGGTTCGTCGCCGTCTGA
- a CDS encoding adenylate/guanylate cyclase domain-containing protein, which produces MTGPAEPSARAVPRPWAAVLLVAPVAGLVVLLARPAWDVMWQHHRAHFWLVLGAAAISAALAYATGTAARRRHDARVFLVSLAFLAAAGFLGLHALATPGVLLDGSNAGFALATPVGLLVAGAFAAASATELAGGRAHAVMRRSALIRGALLAVMVLWGVASVGGLAPLDDPAPPERASGPLVWLAVAALVLYLFAVVRYLRLPSHPGSVTLLLAMASAFVLLAEASVAVALGRNWHASWWEWHLLMLAAFALVAVSAQRQWYEERFAGLYLGETARATREVTILFADLQGFTSFSERNRPEDVTEMLNAYFTSAIPPVVERYGGTVDRLVGDALMVTFNRDGGQPDHARQAAAAGLAIQEATATVADAHPGWPRFRVGVNTGEVAVGILGTAGGRTFTVIGDAVNLAARLESAAPVGGVLIGAETARQLSGARTERVEGLEVKGKTGVVEAYRLLGL; this is translated from the coding sequence GTGACCGGCCCGGCCGAGCCGTCGGCGCGCGCCGTCCCGCGCCCCTGGGCGGCCGTCCTGCTCGTCGCGCCCGTCGCGGGTCTGGTCGTGCTGCTGGCGCGGCCGGCGTGGGACGTGATGTGGCAGCACCACCGGGCGCACTTCTGGCTGGTGCTCGGCGCGGCCGCGATCAGCGCCGCGCTGGCGTACGCGACGGGGACGGCGGCGCGGCGCCGCCACGACGCGCGGGTGTTCCTGGTCTCGCTGGCGTTCCTGGCCGCGGCCGGGTTCCTCGGCCTGCACGCGCTGGCCACGCCCGGCGTGCTGCTGGACGGCTCGAACGCCGGGTTCGCGCTGGCGACGCCGGTCGGGTTGCTGGTGGCGGGGGCGTTCGCGGCCGCGTCGGCGACGGAGCTGGCCGGCGGCCGGGCGCACGCGGTGATGCGCCGGTCCGCGCTGATCCGCGGCGCCCTGCTGGCGGTGATGGTGCTGTGGGGTGTGGCGTCGGTGGGCGGGCTGGCCCCGCTGGACGACCCCGCGCCGCCGGAGCGGGCGTCCGGGCCGCTGGTGTGGCTCGCGGTGGCCGCGCTCGTGCTGTACCTGTTCGCCGTCGTCCGGTACCTGCGGCTGCCCAGCCACCCCGGCTCGGTGACGCTGCTGCTGGCGATGGCGTCCGCGTTCGTGCTGCTGGCGGAGGCGTCGGTGGCGGTGGCGCTCGGCCGCAACTGGCACGCCAGCTGGTGGGAGTGGCACCTGCTGATGCTCGCCGCGTTCGCGCTGGTCGCCGTCAGCGCGCAGCGTCAGTGGTACGAGGAGCGCTTCGCCGGCCTCTACCTCGGCGAGACCGCGCGGGCGACCCGCGAGGTGACCATCCTCTTCGCCGACCTGCAGGGCTTCACGTCCTTCTCCGAGCGGAACCGGCCGGAGGACGTCACCGAGATGCTCAACGCGTACTTCACCAGCGCCATCCCGCCGGTCGTCGAGCGGTACGGCGGCACCGTCGACCGGCTGGTCGGCGACGCGCTCATGGTGACGTTCAACCGCGACGGCGGCCAGCCCGACCACGCGCGGCAGGCGGCCGCGGCCGGACTGGCGATCCAGGAGGCGACGGCGACGGTGGCCGACGCGCATCCCGGCTGGCCGCGGTTCCGCGTCGGCGTCAACACCGGCGAGGTCGCCGTCGGGATCCTCGGCACCGCCGGGGGCCGCACCTTCACCGTCATCGGCGACGCCGTCAACCTCGCCGCCCGGCTGGAGAGCGCCGCGCCCGTCGGCGGCGTGCTGATCGGCGCCGAGACCGCCCGGCAGTTGTCCGGCGCGCGGACCGAGCGGGTCGAGGGCCTGGAGGTCAAGGGCAAGACCGGCGTCGTCGAGGCGTACCGCCTGCTGGGGCTCTGA
- a CDS encoding aldo/keto reductase: MKYIDIGGSGLLGSAVTLGCMRIDQLSESEVATLVGAAADAGITMFDHADIYGGGRCEEVFGAALAQTGVRREDIVVQTKCGIRDGFFDFSAEHIRTSVEGSLRRLRTDYVDLLLLHRPDTLMEPDEVAAAFDDLVTAGKVRHVGVSNQNPAQLELLRAHVRQPLIANQLQFGLAHTALVDSGLNVNTGFDTGVVRDGGALEYCRLHGITIQPWSVLQHGHIAGTFLTDPGFRELNDALAAVAAEHGTTPGTIAVAWILRHPARMQPVVGTTKPARVAELARAAEIDLDRETWYALYRAAGNRLP; the protein is encoded by the coding sequence GTGAAGTACATCGACATCGGCGGCTCGGGGCTGCTCGGCTCGGCCGTCACGCTCGGCTGCATGCGCATCGACCAGCTGTCCGAGAGCGAGGTCGCGACCCTCGTCGGCGCCGCCGCCGACGCCGGCATCACGATGTTCGACCACGCCGACATCTACGGCGGCGGCCGCTGCGAGGAGGTGTTCGGCGCGGCGCTGGCGCAGACGGGCGTGCGGCGCGAGGACATCGTCGTCCAGACGAAGTGCGGCATCCGCGACGGCTTCTTCGACTTCTCCGCCGAGCACATCCGCACCTCCGTCGAGGGGTCGCTGCGCCGCCTGCGCACCGACTACGTCGACCTGCTGCTCCTGCACCGCCCGGACACCCTGATGGAGCCCGACGAGGTCGCGGCGGCCTTCGACGACCTCGTGACGGCGGGCAAGGTGCGCCACGTCGGGGTCAGCAACCAGAACCCGGCCCAGCTGGAGCTGCTGCGCGCGCACGTCCGGCAGCCGCTGATCGCGAACCAGCTGCAGTTCGGCCTCGCGCACACCGCGCTGGTCGACTCCGGCCTCAACGTCAACACCGGCTTCGACACCGGCGTGGTCCGCGACGGCGGCGCGCTGGAGTACTGCCGGCTGCACGGCATCACCATCCAGCCGTGGTCGGTGCTGCAGCACGGCCACATCGCCGGGACGTTCCTCACCGACCCCGGCTTCCGCGAGCTGAACGACGCGCTGGCCGCCGTCGCCGCCGAGCACGGCACCACGCCGGGCACCATCGCCGTCGCGTGGATCCTGCGCCACCCGGCCCGCATGCAGCCGGTCGTCGGCACGACGAAGCCGGCCCGGGTCGCCGAGCTGGCCCGCGCGGCGGAGATCGACCTCGACCGCGAGACCTGGTACGCGCTCTACCGGGCGGCCGGCAACCGGCTTCCGTGA
- a CDS encoding M24 family metallopeptidase, with translation MAETHARRRAELARRLVDDKLDAALVTSLVNVRYLTGLDSSNAALLLASDGSAVLATDSRYSTAAKAVAEDVELMVERGVATSLATRAAKAGGSLRLGVEEQAVTLELWESMRAALDAEAGAVETVHLGRAVEQLRAVKDEDELGLLAQACAISCRALEDLWAAGGFAGRTEKEIARDLEWRMFGHGADAVAFETIVATGPNSAVPHHRPTERVVERGDLLKIDFGAAYRGYHADCTRTSVVGAEPQDWQREIYDLVAAAQQAGVDAVAVGAGCMSVDHASRAIIDDAGYKENFGHGTGHGVGLEVHEAPTLGYSAAGTLADRMAVTVEPGIYLPGRGGVRIEDTLAVRASGASELFTPTTKDLLILDA, from the coding sequence ATGGCGGAGACCCACGCGAGGCGACGCGCTGAACTGGCTCGGAGGCTGGTTGATGACAAGCTCGACGCAGCGCTAGTCACAAGTTTGGTCAACGTCCGCTATCTCACCGGCCTCGACAGCAGTAACGCGGCATTGCTCCTGGCCTCGGACGGTTCGGCCGTGCTCGCCACGGATAGCCGCTATTCTACGGCCGCGAAGGCCGTCGCAGAAGACGTCGAGCTGATGGTCGAGCGGGGTGTCGCGACGTCCCTCGCCACGCGCGCGGCGAAGGCCGGGGGGAGTCTACGGCTGGGCGTCGAGGAGCAGGCCGTCACCCTCGAACTGTGGGAGTCGATGCGTGCGGCGCTCGACGCCGAGGCGGGCGCCGTCGAGACCGTCCACCTGGGCCGGGCGGTCGAGCAGTTGCGCGCCGTCAAGGACGAGGACGAGCTGGGCCTGCTGGCGCAGGCGTGCGCCATCTCCTGCCGGGCGCTGGAGGACCTCTGGGCCGCGGGCGGGTTCGCCGGGCGGACGGAGAAGGAGATCGCGCGCGACCTCGAGTGGCGCATGTTCGGCCACGGCGCCGACGCCGTCGCGTTCGAGACCATCGTCGCGACCGGCCCCAACAGCGCCGTCCCGCACCACCGGCCGACCGAGCGCGTCGTCGAGCGCGGCGACCTGCTGAAGATCGACTTCGGCGCCGCCTACCGCGGCTACCACGCCGACTGCACCCGCACCTCCGTCGTCGGGGCCGAGCCGCAGGACTGGCAGCGCGAGATCTACGACCTCGTCGCCGCCGCCCAGCAGGCCGGCGTCGACGCCGTCGCCGTCGGCGCCGGGTGCATGTCCGTCGATCACGCGAGCCGTGCGATCATCGACGACGCCGGGTACAAGGAGAACTTCGGGCACGGCACCGGGCACGGCGTCGGCCTCGAGGTGCACGAGGCGCCGACGCTCGGTTACTCGGCGGCGGGTACACTGGCCGATCGCATGGCTGTGACCGTCGAGCCCGGGATCTACCTGCCCGGCCGCGGCGGCGTCCGCATCGAGGACACGCTGGCGGTTCGGGCCTCCGGCGCATCCGAACTGTTCACGCCCACCACCAAGGACCTGTTGATCCTGGACGCCTGA
- the aroQ gene encoding type II 3-dehydroquinate dehydratase codes for MTTRVLVLNGPNLGRLGSREPDVYGSTTFAGLVERCRETAAGLGLDADVRQTDDEAELVHWLHEAADAGTPVVLNPAAFTHYSYALRDACAQLRAPLIEVHISNPAAREEFRHTSVVAAVATGTVAGFGLGSYDLALRAVAGLV; via the coding sequence GTGACGACGCGCGTACTGGTGCTCAACGGTCCCAACCTCGGCCGCCTGGGGTCCCGCGAGCCTGACGTCTACGGCAGCACGACGTTCGCCGGGCTGGTCGAGCGGTGCCGCGAGACCGCCGCCGGCCTCGGCCTCGACGCCGACGTGCGGCAGACCGACGACGAGGCTGAGCTGGTGCACTGGCTGCACGAGGCCGCCGACGCGGGCACGCCGGTGGTGCTCAACCCGGCCGCGTTCACGCATTACTCCTACGCGCTGCGCGACGCGTGCGCGCAGCTGCGGGCGCCGCTGATCGAGGTGCACATCTCGAACCCGGCGGCACGCGAGGAGTTCCGCCACACCAGCGTCGTCGCCGCCGTCGCCACCGGCACTGTCGCCGGTTTCGGGCTGGGCTCGTACGACCTCGCGCTGCGCGCCGTCGCCGGCCTCGTCTGA
- a CDS encoding shikimate kinase: MPPRVVVIGPPGAGKTTIGTLVARRLGTEFRDTDTDIERAAGKPITDIFVDDGEPAFRALERDAVAAALAEHDGVLALGGGAVVAPENRALLAGHVVVFLDVGLADAVSRVGMNRDRPLLLESPRAQLKRLLDERRPVYAEAATVTVDTAGRDPEDIADEVVEHVR, encoded by the coding sequence ATGCCGCCGCGCGTCGTCGTCATCGGCCCGCCCGGCGCCGGCAAGACCACCATCGGCACCCTGGTGGCGCGGCGGCTGGGCACCGAGTTCCGCGACACCGACACCGACATCGAGCGCGCGGCCGGCAAGCCGATCACCGACATCTTCGTCGACGACGGCGAGCCGGCGTTCCGCGCGCTCGAACGCGACGCCGTCGCGGCCGCCCTGGCCGAGCACGACGGCGTGCTGGCGCTCGGCGGGGGAGCGGTCGTCGCGCCCGAGAACCGCGCGCTGCTGGCCGGCCACGTCGTCGTCTTCCTCGACGTCGGCCTGGCCGACGCCGTCTCGCGGGTCGGCATGAACCGCGACCGGCCGCTGCTGCTGGAGAGCCCGCGGGCGCAGCTCAAGCGGCTGCTCGACGAACGCCGGCCGGTCTACGCCGAGGCCGCCACGGTCACCGTCGACACCGCCGGACGCGACCCCGAGGACATCGCCGACGAGGTCGTCGAGCATGTCCGCTGA
- the aroB gene encoding 3-dehydroquinate synthase, giving the protein MSADTAAPTRVHVAGEHPYDVVVGTGLLGELPGLLGDGVRRVAVIHPGALRATADAVRDDLVAQGFEAHAVEVPDAEEAKTAEVAAYCWSVLGRIGMTRSDAIVGIGGGATTDLAGFVAASWLRGVRWVPVPTTVLGMVDAAVGGKTGINTAEGKNLVGAFHPPAGVLCDLAALASLPPHEYVAGLAEVIKAGFIADPAILDVVEADPAGAALPDGPYVRELVVRSVRVKADVVGADLRESGLREILNYGHTLGHAIEKLERYKWRHGAAVSVGMVFAAELGRLAGRLDDDTADRHRRVLELLGLPTSYDGQAWPRLLDTMRIDKKTRGDRLRFVVLDALGKPGILEAPDPQLLTAAFTEVAR; this is encoded by the coding sequence ATGTCCGCTGACACCGCCGCGCCCACGCGCGTCCACGTCGCCGGCGAGCACCCCTACGACGTCGTCGTCGGCACCGGCCTGCTGGGCGAGCTGCCCGGCCTGCTCGGCGACGGCGTGCGGCGGGTCGCCGTCATCCACCCGGGCGCGCTGCGCGCCACAGCCGACGCCGTCCGCGACGACCTCGTGGCGCAGGGCTTCGAGGCGCACGCCGTCGAGGTCCCCGACGCCGAGGAGGCGAAGACCGCCGAGGTGGCGGCGTACTGCTGGTCGGTGCTCGGCCGCATCGGCATGACCCGCTCCGACGCCATCGTCGGCATCGGCGGCGGCGCCACCACCGACCTCGCCGGGTTCGTCGCGGCGTCCTGGCTGCGCGGCGTGCGCTGGGTGCCGGTGCCGACGACGGTTCTCGGCATGGTCGACGCCGCGGTGGGCGGGAAGACCGGCATCAACACCGCCGAGGGCAAGAACCTGGTCGGCGCCTTCCACCCGCCGGCCGGCGTCCTGTGCGACCTCGCCGCGCTGGCGTCGCTGCCCCCCCACGAGTACGTCGCCGGCCTGGCCGAGGTGATCAAGGCCGGCTTCATCGCCGACCCGGCCATCCTCGACGTCGTCGAGGCCGACCCCGCCGGCGCGGCGCTGCCCGACGGCCCGTACGTGCGCGAGCTCGTGGTGCGGTCGGTGCGGGTGAAGGCCGACGTCGTGGGCGCCGACCTGCGCGAGTCGGGGCTGCGCGAGATCCTCAACTACGGGCACACGCTCGGCCACGCCATCGAGAAGCTGGAACGGTACAAGTGGCGCCACGGCGCCGCCGTCTCCGTCGGCATGGTGTTCGCCGCCGAGCTGGGCCGCCTCGCCGGCCGCCTCGACGACGACACCGCCGACCGCCACCGCCGCGTTCTCGAGCTGCTCGGCCTGCCCACCAGCTACGACGGCCAGGCCTGGCCGCGGCTGCTCGACACCATGCGCATCGACAAGAAGACCCGCGGCGACCGCCTCCGCTTCGTCGTCCTCGACGCGCTCGGCAAGCCCGGCATCCTCGAGGCGCCCGACCCACAACTGCTGACCGCTGCCTTCACCGAGGTCGCCCGTTGA
- the nusB gene encoding transcription antitermination factor NusB — translation MPARSRARKRALDILYESELRGLTLGATLAHRMATAEQPLHEYTVQLVEGVIAHRDRIDELISTYSEGWTLERMPAVDRNVLRIGVYEVLYRDDVPDPVALDEAVSLARDLSTDQSPTFVNGLLGRLVAIKPSLSA, via the coding sequence ATGCCTGCCCGCAGCCGTGCCCGTAAGCGCGCGCTCGACATCCTGTACGAGTCCGAGCTGCGCGGGCTGACGCTCGGCGCGACCCTGGCGCACCGCATGGCCACCGCCGAGCAGCCGCTGCACGAGTACACCGTCCAGCTGGTCGAGGGCGTCATCGCGCACCGCGACCGCATCGACGAGCTGATCTCCACCTATTCCGAGGGCTGGACGCTGGAGCGCATGCCCGCGGTCGACCGCAACGTGCTGCGCATCGGCGTCTACGAGGTCCTCTACCGCGACGACGTCCCCGACCCGGTGGCGCTGGACGAAGCGGTGTCGCTGGCCCGCGACCTCTCGACCGACCAGTCCCCGACGTTCGTGAACGGCCTGCTCGGCCGGCTGGTCGCGATCAAGCCCAGCCTGAGCGCGTAA
- the arfB gene encoding alternative ribosome rescue aminoacyl-tRNA hydrolase ArfB — protein sequence MAPVRVRETIVIPDDELSWRFSRSSGPGGQGVNTTDSRVELSFSVADSRVLSATARARLLERLSHRLVDGVLTVVASEHRSQLRNREAAADRLAALLDDALRPPPPPRRPTKPSRSARARRVEQKRRTGETKRLRRRPDDG from the coding sequence GTGGCGCCGGTCCGAGTCCGCGAGACGATCGTCATCCCCGACGACGAGCTGTCGTGGCGGTTCTCCCGGTCCAGCGGGCCCGGCGGCCAGGGCGTCAACACCACCGACTCGCGGGTCGAACTGTCCTTCTCCGTCGCGGACTCACGGGTGCTCAGCGCGACGGCGCGGGCCCGGCTGCTGGAGCGACTGTCGCACCGTCTGGTCGACGGCGTGCTGACGGTGGTCGCGTCGGAGCACCGGTCGCAGCTGCGCAACCGCGAGGCGGCCGCGGACCGGCTGGCCGCGCTGCTGGACGACGCGCTGCGCCCGCCCCCGCCGCCGCGCCGCCCCACGAAGCCGTCGCGGTCCGCCCGGGCCCGCCGGGTGGAGCAGAAGCGCCGCACCGGCGAGACCAAACGCCTGCGCCGCCGCCCCGACGACGGCTGA
- the efp gene encoding elongation factor P, whose protein sequence is MATTNDLKNGIVLNLDGQLWSVVEFQHVKPGKGGAFVRTKLKNVLSGKVVDKTFNAGVKVETANVDRREMTYLYRDADDFVFMDTQSYEQTHVAAGIVGDAANFMLENQDATVGLHDGTPLFVELPASVVLTIEYTEPGLQGDRSTGGNKPARLETGYEVQVPLFITSGERVKVDTRDGSYLGRAG, encoded by the coding sequence GTGGCGACGACCAACGACCTCAAGAACGGCATCGTGCTCAACCTCGACGGGCAACTGTGGAGCGTGGTGGAGTTCCAGCACGTCAAGCCCGGCAAGGGTGGCGCCTTCGTGCGGACGAAGCTGAAGAACGTCCTCTCCGGGAAGGTGGTCGACAAGACGTTCAACGCGGGCGTCAAGGTCGAGACCGCCAACGTCGACCGCCGCGAGATGACCTACCTCTACCGCGACGCCGACGACTTCGTGTTCATGGACACCCAGAGCTACGAGCAGACGCACGTCGCCGCGGGCATCGTCGGCGACGCCGCGAACTTCATGCTCGAGAACCAGGACGCCACGGTCGGCCTGCACGACGGCACCCCGCTGTTCGTCGAGCTCCCGGCGTCGGTCGTGCTCACCATCGAGTACACCGAGCCGGGCCTGCAGGGCGACCGCTCCACCGGCGGCAACAAGCCGGCCCGGCTCGAGACCGGCTACGAGGTGCAGGTGCCGCTGTTCATCACCAGTGGCGAGAGGGTCAAGGTCGACACCCGCGACGGTTCGTACCTCGGCCGCGCCGGCTGA
- a CDS encoding FAD-dependent oxidoreductase: MSVQPDRRRPALLVIEHEHDAAGQDRIADQLRRRYGGDYDVVDERGDAAGLTTLESLRDRGLQVALVLCDRPAGGAAATDTVFAQVKQLYPEAKRALVVDWGAWADRETAEAIHRLIALGRIDYYALRPWHSPDEYFHRTVTEFLLEWERAVSAAPREVTVVAQRWSPRAHELRSLLVRNGVQHQFHPSDTDEGRAALAAAGLDDVTAPVVLLHDGRVLVDPTNSQLADAYGVSTTLGDETDFDVIVVGAGPAGLAAAVYASSEGLHTLVVERESIGGQAGSSSLIRNYLGFARGISGAELAQRAYQQAWVFGTTFLLMRELVGLTSEDGWHVLTAADGQQARGRAVVLATGVSYRRIGLPALDAFEGAGVYYGASVSEARAMLGQPVYVVGGGNSAGQAAMHLSRYAASVTLLVRGASLADSMSRYLVDAIEAAGVRVRLHTEVVDGGGTGRLAWLELRDRETGETRTEPAAGLFVLIGAEPHTAWLPERIERDQWGYLLTGADVMDSHAARRWPLERQPLMLETCVPGVFAVGDVRRRSVKRVASAVGEGSVVIQQVHQVLAAADRP, from the coding sequence ATGTCCGTCCAGCCTGACCGCCGGCGGCCGGCGCTGCTGGTCATCGAGCACGAGCACGACGCCGCCGGGCAGGACCGCATCGCCGACCAGCTGCGGCGGCGCTACGGCGGCGATTATGACGTCGTCGACGAGCGCGGCGACGCCGCCGGCCTGACGACGCTGGAGTCGCTGCGCGACCGCGGGCTGCAGGTCGCGCTGGTCCTGTGCGACCGCCCGGCCGGCGGCGCGGCCGCCACAGACACCGTCTTCGCGCAGGTCAAGCAGCTCTACCCGGAGGCGAAGCGGGCGCTCGTCGTCGACTGGGGCGCGTGGGCCGACCGCGAGACCGCCGAGGCCATCCACCGGCTGATCGCGCTGGGCCGCATCGACTACTACGCGTTGCGGCCGTGGCACTCGCCGGACGAGTACTTCCACCGCACCGTCACCGAGTTCCTGCTCGAGTGGGAACGGGCGGTCTCCGCCGCCCCGCGCGAGGTGACGGTCGTCGCGCAGCGCTGGTCGCCGCGCGCCCACGAGCTGCGCAGCCTGCTGGTCCGCAACGGCGTCCAGCACCAGTTCCACCCCTCCGACACCGACGAGGGGCGCGCGGCGCTCGCGGCGGCCGGCCTGGACGACGTGACGGCGCCGGTGGTGCTGCTGCACGACGGCCGGGTGCTGGTCGACCCCACGAACAGCCAGCTCGCCGACGCGTACGGGGTGAGCACGACCCTCGGCGACGAGACCGACTTCGACGTCATCGTCGTCGGCGCCGGGCCGGCCGGGCTCGCGGCCGCCGTCTACGCGTCGTCGGAGGGTCTGCACACGCTGGTGGTGGAGCGTGAATCGATCGGCGGCCAGGCCGGGTCCAGCTCGCTGATCCGCAACTACCTCGGCTTCGCCCGCGGCATCAGTGGCGCCGAGCTGGCCCAGCGCGCCTACCAGCAGGCGTGGGTCTTCGGGACGACGTTCCTGCTGATGCGCGAGCTGGTCGGGCTCACGTCCGAGGACGGCTGGCACGTGCTGACGGCGGCCGACGGGCAGCAGGCGCGGGGCCGCGCCGTCGTCCTGGCCACCGGCGTCAGCTACCGGCGCATCGGCCTGCCGGCGCTGGACGCGTTCGAGGGCGCCGGGGTCTACTACGGCGCGTCGGTGTCGGAGGCGCGGGCCATGCTGGGCCAGCCGGTGTACGTCGTCGGCGGCGGGAACTCGGCCGGGCAGGCCGCCATGCACCTGTCCCGCTACGCCGCCTCGGTGACGCTGCTGGTCCGCGGCGCGTCGCTGGCCGACAGCATGTCCCGCTACCTCGTCGACGCCATCGAGGCGGCCGGCGTGCGGGTGCGGCTGCACACCGAGGTCGTCGACGGCGGCGGCACCGGCCGGCTGGCGTGGCTGGAGCTGCGCGACCGCGAGACCGGCGAGACCCGCACCGAGCCGGCGGCCGGGCTGTTCGTGCTGATCGGCGCCGAACCGCACACCGCCTGGCTGCCGGAGCGCATCGAACGCGACCAGTGGGGCTACCTGCTCACCGGCGCCGACGTCATGGACAGCCACGCCGCGCGGCGCTGGCCGCTGGAACGGCAGCCGCTGATGCTCGAGACCTGCGTCCCGGGCGTGTTCGCCGTCGGCGACGTCCGCCGCCGGTCGGTGAAGCGGGTCGCGTCCGCCGTCGGGGAGGGGTCGGTGGTGATCCAGCAGGTGCACCAGGTGCTCGCCGCCGCGGACCGCCCGTGA